In a genomic window of Erigeron canadensis isolate Cc75 chromosome 5, C_canadensis_v1, whole genome shotgun sequence:
- the LOC122599069 gene encoding bifunctional 3-dehydroquinate dehydratase/shikimate dehydrogenase, chloroplastic isoform X2 — MELVTPQVEKMGGSSKEITRNSTLICAPIMADTVDQMLIQMNSAKISGADLVEIRLDSLKGFSAREDTQTLIKLSPLPTLFTYRPTWEGGQYDGDEQSRLAALRLAMELGADHIDVELKAVDDFNNLIRGDKATKCKLIVSSHNYKNTPSVEELGNLVAKIQSTGADIVKFATTAVDITDVARVFQITANSQVPIIAMVMGEKGLMSRVLCPKFGGYLTFGTLEHGKVSAPGQPTIRDLLDLFNFRQLGPDTKVFGIIGKPVGHSKSPMLYNHAFRSVGFNGVYVHLLVDNVKNFLETYSSIDFAGFSCTIPHKESLLQCCDEVDPVAKSIGAVNCAIRRPNDGKLYGCNTDYVGAISAIEDGLRGSGIQNGATGSPLAGRLFVVIGAGGAGKALAYGAKAKGARIVIANRTYDRAREIAEIIGGEALSLADLNTYSPEEGMILANTTSIGMQPKVDETPVLKEALKSYALVFDAVYTPKITRLLREAGECGATIVTGVEMFIGQAYEQYERFTGLPAPKELFREIMERS; from the exons ATGGAACTT GTAACACCTCAAGTGGAGAAGATGGGGGGAAGTAGTAAAGAGATAACAAGGAATTCGACGTTAATTTGTGCACCGATAATGGCGGATACGGTGGATCAGATGTTGATTCAGATGAATTCTGCCAAAATAAGTGGTGCTGATTTGGTTGAAATCAGATTGGATAGTTTGAAAGGGTTTAGTGCAAGGGAGGATACTCAAACCCTTATTAAACTTAGTCCTTTACCGACGCTTTTTACGTACAG ACCAACATGGGAAGGTGGTCAGTATGATGGAGATGAACAGAGCCGATTGGCTGCTCTCCGGTTAGCGATGGAGTTAGGAGCTGATCACATTGATGTTGAGCTAAAG GCTGTTGATGATTTTAACAATTTAATCCGTGGAGATAAGGCTACAAAATGTAAACTTATAGTTTCTTCCCACAATTATAAAAATACTCCATCAGTAGAAGAGTTGGGCAACCTTGTGGCGAAAATACAATCAACAGGGGCTGACATAGTGAAGTTTGCAACAACCGCTGTAGATATAACTGATGTAGCACGGGTTTTTCAAATAACTGCTAATTCTCAA GTTCCAATTATAGCAATGGTGATGGGTGAGAAGGGTTTGATGTCTAGAGTACTCTGCCCAAAATTTGGTGGATATTTGACATTTGGTACCCTTGAACATGGAAAGGTATCTGCACCTGGGCAGCCTACAATTAGGGATCTTTTGGACTTGTTCAACTTTAGGCAGTTGGGGCCTGACACAAAAGTATTTGGTATTATCGGGAAGCCAGTTGGGCATAGCAAATCACCTATGTTATACAATCATGCTTTCAGATCAGTTGGCTTCAATGGTGTTTATGTACATTTGTTAGTGGATAATGTGAAGAATTTTCTGGAGACATACTCATCTATCGATTTTGCTGGTTTCAG TTGTACCATTCCTCACAAAGAATCGTTACTTCAATGTTGTGATGAGGTTGATCCAGTTGCCAAG TCGATAGGAGCAGTTAATTGTGCTATCAGGCGACCAAATGATGGGAAGTTGTACGGCTGTAATACCGACTATGTTGGTGCTATTTCTGCTATCGAGGATGGTCTACGAG GTTCAGGCATTCAGAATGGTGCAACTGGGTCACCCTTAGCCGGTAGACTATTTGTAGTAATTGGTGCTGGTGGTGCTGGAAAAGCACTTGCCTATGGAGCAAAAGCGAAGGGTGCAAGAATTGTGATAGCCAATCGGACTTATG ATCGTGCTAGAGAAATTGCTGAGATAATTGGTGGAGAAGCATTGTCTCTTGCTGATCTAAATACTTACAGCCCAGAAGAGGGCATGATACTTGCAAACACTACTTCAATTGGTATGCAGCCGAAAGTTGACGAGACTCCTGTTTTGAAG GAAGCTTTGAAGTCTTATGCTCTGGTATTTGATGCTGTTTACACACCGAAAATTACCAGATTACTCCGGGAAGCAGGAGAATGTGGAGCTACAATTGTAACAGGGGTGGAGATGTTTATAGGGCAGGCATACGAACAATATGAGAGATTTACAGGCTTGCCTG CACCTAAGGAATTATTTAGGGAGATTATGGAAAGATCTTGA
- the LOC122599074 gene encoding CASP-like protein 1: MASVDHTQEAPLKSEGPPPEYKTGTGLLADVVLRVLLFATGLVAVIIMVTSKQTKLIPFAPGFLISRDAKFNYSPAFIYFVAALSVATLYSIITGVLSVFALISSGGVSTKMQFHFVMFDALLLGVVAAATGASGGVGYIGLKGNSHTGWTKICDRYHTYCVHFGVSIFLSLVSSIVLLLLVWLSVYTLSKKIARR, encoded by the exons ATGGCATCAGTTGATCACACCCAAGAGGCACCACTAAAGTCGGAAGGACCACCGCCGGAATACAAGACTGGTACCGGTCTATTAGCTGATGTGGTCTTAAGGGTGTTGCTATTTGCAACAGGCTTGGTTGCTGTCATTATAATGGTCACTTCTAAACAAACCAAACTGATTCCTTTTGCACCCGGTTTCCTAATATCTAGAGATGCAAAGTTCAATTACTCCCCAGCTTTCAT ATATTTTGTGGCAGCACTCTCTGTGGCTACCTTATATAGCATCATCACTGGTGTGTTATCGGTTTTCGCATTGATAAGTTCCGGAGGAGTTTCTACTAAGATGCAATTTCATTTTGTGATGTTTGATGCT CTGTTATTGGGTGTTGTGGCTGCGGCAACAGGTGCATCAGGAGGAGTAGGATATATAGGACTCAAAGGTAACTCTCATACCGGATGGACCAAGATATGTGATAGGTACCATACGTATTGTGTTCACTTTGGAGTGTCGATTTTTTTGTCACTCGTATCATCCATCGTGCTGCTATTGCTCGTCTGGCTCTCCGTGTACACGCTATCCAAGAAGATTGCAAGGCGATAG
- the LOC122599072 gene encoding uncharacterized protein LOC122599072 — MKNNNNNNNNLSIQNSVPSDIAFKIASLLQEMEICALGSCSRFWRELCGSDHIWAGLCKHRWPALFVDQQHLCFDVPQFNPHHLQQLHLDSNLKGWRGFYVNKHHEMASKADAVIAFLEQCISSESIEVNHYLVAMQNMKSMQFGFRDVVLFFFKENLHVLLNLAGLHYCIAWLGVPAEHVMEALYSSKISYRQVCVQWWKLGRWLHGFRLRDESISRRTSLRDLAMTKEQEVLGVLYRGAIHEVIRVQISAAKPVTSPWSCQSRTAETSG; from the exons atgaagaacaacaataataataataataatctgtCAATACAAAACTCTGTTCCTAGCGATATTGCTTTCAAAATCGCTTCTTTGCTTCAG GAAATGGAGATATGTGCATTGGGAAGCTGTAGTAGGTTTTGGCGGGAGCTATGTGGGTCGGATCATATATGGGCGGGTCTATGTAAACATAGATGGCCTGCCCTGTTTGTTGATCAACAACATCTTTGTTTTGATGTTCCTCAATTTAATCCACATCATCTGCAGCAACTCCATTTGGACTCCAATTTGAAG GGGTGGAGGGGATTTTATGTCAATAAGCATCATGAGATGGCTAGCAAAGCAGATGCCGTTATTGCGTTTTTGGAACAATGCATATCCTCGGAATCAATTGAGGTCAATCATTATTTGGTTGCAATGCAAAACATGAAGTCTATGCAGTTTGGATTCAGAGACGTCGTGTTGttcttttttaaagaaaatcttCATGTGCTGCTTAATTTGGCTGGTCTGCACTACTGTATTGCATGGCTTGGAGTGCCT GCTGAGCATGTGATGGAAGCTCTATATAGTAGCAAGATTTCTTATCGGCAAGTATGTGTCCAATGGTGGAAGCTTGGGCGGTGGTTACATGGGTTTAGGCTGCGTGATGAGTCTATCTCAAGAAGAACATCCCTAAGAGATCTCGCAATGACAAAAGAACAAGAAGTTCTTGGTGTGCTTTATCGCGGTGCAATTCATGAGGTGATTCGTGTTCAGATTTCAGCTGCTAAACCTGTTACTTCTCCGTGGTCATGCCAAAGCCGAACCGCAGAAACATCAGGTTAA
- the LOC122599069 gene encoding bifunctional 3-dehydroquinate dehydratase/shikimate dehydrogenase, chloroplastic isoform X1 gives MELVTPQVEKMGGSSKEITRNSTLICAPIMADTVDQMLIQMNSAKISGADLVEIRLDSLKGFSAREDTQTLIKLSPLPTLFTYRPTWEGGQYDGDEQSRLAALRLAMELGADHIDVELKAVDDFNNLIRGDKATKCKLIVSSHNYKNTPSVEELGNLVAKIQSTGADIVKFATTAVDITDVARVFQITANSQVSGVPIIAMVMGEKGLMSRVLCPKFGGYLTFGTLEHGKVSAPGQPTIRDLLDLFNFRQLGPDTKVFGIIGKPVGHSKSPMLYNHAFRSVGFNGVYVHLLVDNVKNFLETYSSIDFAGFSCTIPHKESLLQCCDEVDPVAKSIGAVNCAIRRPNDGKLYGCNTDYVGAISAIEDGLRGSGIQNGATGSPLAGRLFVVIGAGGAGKALAYGAKAKGARIVIANRTYDRAREIAEIIGGEALSLADLNTYSPEEGMILANTTSIGMQPKVDETPVLKEALKSYALVFDAVYTPKITRLLREAGECGATIVTGVEMFIGQAYEQYERFTGLPAPKELFREIMERS, from the exons ATGGAACTT GTAACACCTCAAGTGGAGAAGATGGGGGGAAGTAGTAAAGAGATAACAAGGAATTCGACGTTAATTTGTGCACCGATAATGGCGGATACGGTGGATCAGATGTTGATTCAGATGAATTCTGCCAAAATAAGTGGTGCTGATTTGGTTGAAATCAGATTGGATAGTTTGAAAGGGTTTAGTGCAAGGGAGGATACTCAAACCCTTATTAAACTTAGTCCTTTACCGACGCTTTTTACGTACAG ACCAACATGGGAAGGTGGTCAGTATGATGGAGATGAACAGAGCCGATTGGCTGCTCTCCGGTTAGCGATGGAGTTAGGAGCTGATCACATTGATGTTGAGCTAAAG GCTGTTGATGATTTTAACAATTTAATCCGTGGAGATAAGGCTACAAAATGTAAACTTATAGTTTCTTCCCACAATTATAAAAATACTCCATCAGTAGAAGAGTTGGGCAACCTTGTGGCGAAAATACAATCAACAGGGGCTGACATAGTGAAGTTTGCAACAACCGCTGTAGATATAACTGATGTAGCACGGGTTTTTCAAATAACTGCTAATTCTCAAGTAAGCGGC GTTCCAATTATAGCAATGGTGATGGGTGAGAAGGGTTTGATGTCTAGAGTACTCTGCCCAAAATTTGGTGGATATTTGACATTTGGTACCCTTGAACATGGAAAGGTATCTGCACCTGGGCAGCCTACAATTAGGGATCTTTTGGACTTGTTCAACTTTAGGCAGTTGGGGCCTGACACAAAAGTATTTGGTATTATCGGGAAGCCAGTTGGGCATAGCAAATCACCTATGTTATACAATCATGCTTTCAGATCAGTTGGCTTCAATGGTGTTTATGTACATTTGTTAGTGGATAATGTGAAGAATTTTCTGGAGACATACTCATCTATCGATTTTGCTGGTTTCAG TTGTACCATTCCTCACAAAGAATCGTTACTTCAATGTTGTGATGAGGTTGATCCAGTTGCCAAG TCGATAGGAGCAGTTAATTGTGCTATCAGGCGACCAAATGATGGGAAGTTGTACGGCTGTAATACCGACTATGTTGGTGCTATTTCTGCTATCGAGGATGGTCTACGAG GTTCAGGCATTCAGAATGGTGCAACTGGGTCACCCTTAGCCGGTAGACTATTTGTAGTAATTGGTGCTGGTGGTGCTGGAAAAGCACTTGCCTATGGAGCAAAAGCGAAGGGTGCAAGAATTGTGATAGCCAATCGGACTTATG ATCGTGCTAGAGAAATTGCTGAGATAATTGGTGGAGAAGCATTGTCTCTTGCTGATCTAAATACTTACAGCCCAGAAGAGGGCATGATACTTGCAAACACTACTTCAATTGGTATGCAGCCGAAAGTTGACGAGACTCCTGTTTTGAAG GAAGCTTTGAAGTCTTATGCTCTGGTATTTGATGCTGTTTACACACCGAAAATTACCAGATTACTCCGGGAAGCAGGAGAATGTGGAGCTACAATTGTAACAGGGGTGGAGATGTTTATAGGGCAGGCATACGAACAATATGAGAGATTTACAGGCTTGCCTG CACCTAAGGAATTATTTAGGGAGATTATGGAAAGATCTTGA
- the LOC122599076 gene encoding CASP-like protein 1: MASSTAPLRAAVDMEIPVKSSAPPPSQYKASSGADGARNHGVVDTALRAVLFITSVAAVVVMLTSKQTKMVQISPGISIPWDANWKHSSIYKYFVVALSISTLYSIITGYLSFLAQKRGGYSTKLQLYLVILDTLQAASVSAAFGAGQALAYLGLKGSHQSGWKKICNKYWSFCHHVQISMILSGMASIALILLIWLSFYTLTKKIMTRR; the protein is encoded by the exons ATGGCATCCAGTACTGCTCCTCTACGTGCCGCGGTTGATATGGAGATACCTGTAAAAAGCTCTGCGCCACCACCCAGTCAGTACAAGGCTAGTAGTGGCGCAGATGGTGCCAGGAACCACGGGGTGGTTGATACGGCCTTGAGGGCCGTATTGTTTATCACAAGTGTGGCTGCAGTCGTTGTTATGCTGACTTCGAAACAAACCAAAATGGTACAAATTTCGCCTGGCATTTCAATACCATGGGATGCAAATTGGAAACATTCCTCAATTTACAA ATACTTTGTAGTAGCACTTTCCATATCAACCTTGTACAGCATCATCACTGGTTACTTATCATTTTTGGCACAGAAGAGAGGAGGATATTCGACGAAATTACAGCTTTATTTGGTGATACTAGATACT CTACAGGCGGCTAGTGTATCCGCAGCGTTTGGAGCTGGACAAGCGCTAGCATACTTAGGACTCAAAGGGAGCCATCAATCTGGATGGAAGAAGATATGCAACAAGTATTGGTCCTTTTGTCATCATGTACAAATCTCTATGATTTTGTCAGGCATGGCCAGCATAGCACTTATATTGCTCATTTGGCTCTCCTTTTACACTCTTACAAAGAAGATCATGACTAGGCGATAG
- the LOC122599073 gene encoding E3 ubiquitin-protein ligase MIEL1-like isoform X2, giving the protein MIRAPCCNEIYDCRHCHNDATNLLKNWYDHHELVRFDVEQVICSVCDTEQPVARTCTNCGVNMGEYFCEICKFYDDDISKGLFHCDDCGICRVGGLENFFHCKKCGSCYSIGLRDNHSCVENSMRHHCPICYEYLFDSMKDTAVMKCGHTMHRECYNEMIKRDKFSCPICTKSVMDMSAAWKLIDEEIEATMMPYDYRHKKVWILCNDCNDTTEVFFHILGHKCRHCRSYNTRTISPPALPQE; this is encoded by the exons ATGATTCGAGCTCCTTGCTGCAACGAGATCTATGATTGTAGACATTGTCACAATGATGCCACG AATTTGTTGAAAAACTGGTACGATCACCATGAACTTGTACGATTTGATGTGGAGCAG GTGATTTGTTCAGTTTGTGACACAGAGCAGCCg GTTGCGCGTACCTGCACAAACTGTGGGGTCAATATGGGGGAATACTTTTGTGAAATCTGCAAGTTCTACGACGATGAT ATCAGCAAGGGTCTGTTCCATTGTGACGATTGTGGTATCTGCAG AGTTGGGGGCCTTGAGAACTTCTTCCACTGCAAAAAATGTG GATCTTGCTATTCTATCGGATTACGTGATAACCATTCATGTGTTGAAAATTCAATGAGGCATCATTGCCCCATATGTTATGAG TATCTATTTGACTCGATGAAAGACACCGCTGTCATGAAATGTGGGCACACGATGCACCGTGAATGTTACAATGAGATGATAAAGCGAGATAA ATTCAGCTGTCCCATATGCACTAAATCAGTGATGGATATGTCAGCAGCGTGGAAGCTGATAGATGAAGAG ATTGAAGCTACTATGATGCCATATGATTACAGACACAAGAAG GTCTGGATACTTTGTAACGACTGCAATGACACTACGGAAGTTTTCTTCCACATATTAGGACATAAATGCCGCCATTGCAGATCTTATAACACCCGAACCATTTCTCCTCCGGCTCTACCCCAAGAATGA
- the LOC122601672 gene encoding CASP-like protein 1, which translates to MASIGTTVPPHATMASGEYKGTSSLLGSGRVADVALRVLLFATALVAIIVMVTSEQTKLVSLLPGLEVPLVAKFNYSPALIYLVAALSVACLYSLITGVLSVLALMKLGGNFTQMHFYFVILDSLLLGIVAAATGAAGSVGYIALKGNSHTGWNKICDKFTTTCVHYAASIILSFISSIALLLLVWLSVCMLSKIIARR; encoded by the exons ATGGCATCCATTGGCACCACAGTTCCTCCACATGCCACCATGGCTTCAGGGGAATACAAGGGTACTAGTAGTCTTTTGGGCTCGGGCCGTGTGGCTGATGTTGCATTGAGGGTCTTGCTGTTTGCGACCGCCTTGGTTGCAATTATTGTCATGGTCACTTCTGAACAAACCAAACTGGTTTCGTTGCTTCCGGGCCTGGAAGTACCTCTTGTTGCAAAGTTTAACTATTCCCCTGCTCTCAT ATACTTGGTAGCAGCGCTTTCCGTGGCTTGTTTGTATAGCCTAATCACTGGTGTATTGTCGGTTTTGGCGTTGATGAAGCTCGGAGGGAACTTCACACAGATgcacttttattttgttatactTGATTCT CTGCTATTAGGTATCGTGGCGGCAGCTACTGGTGCAGCAGGATCAGTTGGATACATTGCACTAAAAGGAAACTCTCACACCGGATGGAACAAAATCTGTGATAAGTTCACTACAACTTGTGTGCACTATGCAGCCTCGATTATTCTATCGTTCATATCCTCCATAGCTCTTCTACTACTCGTTTGGCTCTCTGTTTGTATGCTTTCAAAGATCATTGCAAGGCGATAA
- the LOC122601673 gene encoding CASP-like protein 1 — MASSGRTLEIMTSIEISGCSSSMGSGRVADVALRILLFVTALVAIIVMVTSEETKLVSLLPGVTVRVVTKFSYSPALINLVVALSVACLYSVITGVLSVLALMKPGGGNFTKMQFYFVILDALLLGIVAAAIGAAGSVGYIALKGDSHTGWNKLCDKVTTPCVHYAASFIIALISSITLLLLVWLSVYMFSKMIARR, encoded by the exons ATGGCATCCAGTGGCCGCACACTTGAGATCATGACTTCAATCGAAATCAGTGGTTGTAGTAGTAGTATGGGCTCGGGCCGTGTGGCTGATGTTGCCTTGAGGATCTTGCTGTTTGTGACCGCCTTGGTTGCAATAATCGTCATGGTCACTTCTGAAGAAACCAAACTGGTTTCATTGCTTCCAGGCGTGACAGTACGTGTTGTTACAAAATTTAGTTATTCCCCTGCGCTCAT AAACTTAGTAGTAGCGCTTTCAGTGGCTTGCTTGTATAGCGTAATCACTGGTGTATTGTCGGTTTTGGCGTTGATGAAGCCCGGAGGAGGGAACTTCACAAAGATGcagttttattttgttatactTGATGCT CTGCTATTAGGTATCGTGGCTGCAGCAATTGGTGCAGCAGGATCAGTCGGATACATTGCACTAAAAGGAGACTCTCATACCGGATGGAACAAGCTCTGCGACAAGGTCACTACTCCTTGTGTGCACTATGCAGCGTCGTTTATTATAGCGCTCATATCCTCCATAACGCTTCTACTACTCGTTTGGCTCTCTGTTTATATGTTTTCGAAGATGATTGCAAGGCGATAA
- the LOC122599073 gene encoding E3 ubiquitin-protein ligase MIEL1-like isoform X1 yields MEGTNEERLDFGKMGYGCKHYRRRCMIRAPCCNEIYDCRHCHNDATNLLKNWYDHHELVRFDVEQVICSVCDTEQPVARTCTNCGVNMGEYFCEICKFYDDDISKGLFHCDDCGICRVGGLENFFHCKKCGSCYSIGLRDNHSCVENSMRHHCPICYEYLFDSMKDTAVMKCGHTMHRECYNEMIKRDKFSCPICTKSVMDMSAAWKLIDEEIEATMMPYDYRHKKVWILCNDCNDTTEVFFHILGHKCRHCRSYNTRTISPPALPQE; encoded by the exons ATGGAAGGCACCAATGAAGAACGTTTGGATTTTGGGAAGATGGGTTACgg ATGCAAGCACTATAGAAGAAGATGTATGATTCGAGCTCCTTGCTGCAACGAGATCTATGATTGTAGACATTGTCACAATGATGCCACG AATTTGTTGAAAAACTGGTACGATCACCATGAACTTGTACGATTTGATGTGGAGCAG GTGATTTGTTCAGTTTGTGACACAGAGCAGCCg GTTGCGCGTACCTGCACAAACTGTGGGGTCAATATGGGGGAATACTTTTGTGAAATCTGCAAGTTCTACGACGATGAT ATCAGCAAGGGTCTGTTCCATTGTGACGATTGTGGTATCTGCAG AGTTGGGGGCCTTGAGAACTTCTTCCACTGCAAAAAATGTG GATCTTGCTATTCTATCGGATTACGTGATAACCATTCATGTGTTGAAAATTCAATGAGGCATCATTGCCCCATATGTTATGAG TATCTATTTGACTCGATGAAAGACACCGCTGTCATGAAATGTGGGCACACGATGCACCGTGAATGTTACAATGAGATGATAAAGCGAGATAA ATTCAGCTGTCCCATATGCACTAAATCAGTGATGGATATGTCAGCAGCGTGGAAGCTGATAGATGAAGAG ATTGAAGCTACTATGATGCCATATGATTACAGACACAAGAAG GTCTGGATACTTTGTAACGACTGCAATGACACTACGGAAGTTTTCTTCCACATATTAGGACATAAATGCCGCCATTGCAGATCTTATAACACCCGAACCATTTCTCCTCCGGCTCTACCCCAAGAATGA